The following are encoded in a window of bacterium SCSIO 12643 genomic DNA:
- the trxA gene encoding thioredoxin, with protein sequence MATIKLTTQGFKEKFFDFTQKQEWEYNDSVPAIIDFYADWCGPCKMVAPILEELSEEYDGKLNIYKVDTEVEQELSAVFGIRSIPSILFVPVNGQPMMQAGALPKEALADIINKELVVTA encoded by the coding sequence ATGGCAACAATAAAATTAACAACGCAGGGATTCAAAGAAAAGTTCTTTGATTTCACGCAAAAGCAAGAGTGGGAATATAATGATTCGGTTCCTGCAATTATAGATTTTTATGCAGATTGGTGTGGCCCATGTAAAATGGTAGCTCCAATTTTAGAAGAACTGTCAGAAGAGTACGATGGTAAATTAAACATATATAAAGTAGACACTGAAGTTGAACAAGAATTGTCTGCTGTATTTGGAATTCGTTCTATTCCAAGTATACTTTTCGTACCGGTAAATGGACAACCAATGATGCAAGCCGGAGCACTTCCAAAAGAAGCTTTGGCTGATATTATCAATAAAGAACTAGTCGTTACGGCTTAA
- a CDS encoding geranylgeranylglycerol-phosphate geranylgeranyltransferase: MVKENSQTPQITHLFRPLNLLIIGVTMYLLRGGLLKPMLGFISKQVDLELESQIPEFWFALLVLSVILIAAGGYIINDIKDVNTDQLNHGKNPVGSLISSEKAYLWYQITTVSGLILGFIIGFHFGNYNLGIIQLTGAISLWFYSYYFKTEFLVGNLIVAFMVALVPLTVGIYEVSLIQNFYISQITKFQDFNFNFVAFWFLGYSAFVFLLTWIRELIKDIEDLEGDRKTGARTLPIQWGEKAAKIVVTLLYLVVLAGIHMIRGEFLTDQISLIFILLIIFMILFNIITIWMNKTILLSWSSWNKLLSMVGVLYLIALGYIINNELFFNV; this comes from the coding sequence ATGGTAAAAGAAAATTCTCAAACACCCCAGATCACCCATTTGTTTCGTCCATTAAATCTTTTAATTATAGGAGTTACCATGTATTTGCTGCGTGGAGGCTTATTAAAACCGATGCTGGGTTTTATAAGTAAACAGGTAGATCTTGAATTGGAATCTCAAATCCCGGAGTTTTGGTTTGCATTACTTGTACTAAGTGTGATTTTAATTGCAGCGGGTGGTTATATTATCAATGATATTAAGGATGTCAATACAGACCAACTTAATCATGGTAAAAATCCCGTTGGATCCTTGATTAGCTCTGAAAAGGCTTATTTGTGGTACCAAATCACTACTGTTTCTGGATTGATTCTTGGTTTTATCATTGGTTTCCATTTTGGAAATTACAATCTGGGAATCATTCAACTTACCGGAGCCATTTCCTTATGGTTTTATTCCTATTACTTCAAAACCGAGTTTTTAGTAGGGAATCTAATTGTCGCATTTATGGTAGCCTTAGTTCCTTTGACCGTAGGAATTTATGAAGTATCATTAATTCAAAACTTTTACATCTCACAAATCACAAAATTCCAGGATTTTAATTTCAACTTTGTAGCTTTCTGGTTTCTGGGATACTCGGCATTTGTTTTCTTACTTACCTGGATTCGGGAGTTAATTAAAGATATTGAAGATTTAGAAGGAGATCGTAAAACCGGAGCCCGTACGCTACCTATTCAATGGGGAGAAAAGGCAGCTAAAATTGTGGTTACCCTGCTCTATTTAGTTGTATTGGCTGGTATCCATATGATTCGAGGCGAATTCTTAACAGATCAAATTTCTTTGATTTTTATCCTACTTATTATTTTCATGATTCTCTTTAATATCATTACAATATGGATGAATAAAACCATTTTGCTGTCCTGGAGTTCTTGGAATAAATTATTGTCCATGGTTGGGGTTTTATATCTGATCGCGTTGGGTTATATCATTAACAACGAATTGTTTTTCAATGTTTAA
- the maf gene encoding septum formation protein Maf, with protein MFKHLDSYNITLASNSPRRKQLLGNLGIEFKTRSSQGEETYPDDLPPIEVAKFLAIQKADWFTDLTEHDLYITADTIVIVDHIVLGKPQDVQEALEMIQQLAGKTHQVVTGVCIKSKNKLISFDAVTDVTFKSLSDETIRYYIDTYQPFDKAGSYGIQEWIGMIGITELKGSYFNVMGLPTDKLFDALKNF; from the coding sequence ATGTTTAAACATCTTGATTCATACAATATTACTTTAGCTTCCAATTCTCCTAGAAGAAAACAACTTTTGGGAAACTTAGGAATTGAATTTAAAACCAGAAGTTCTCAAGGAGAAGAAACATATCCGGATGATTTACCTCCAATTGAAGTTGCTAAATTCTTAGCTATTCAAAAAGCAGATTGGTTTACAGATTTAACTGAGCATGACCTTTATATTACTGCGGATACCATAGTAATCGTAGATCATATAGTTTTAGGAAAACCTCAGGATGTTCAGGAAGCCTTAGAAATGATCCAACAACTAGCAGGTAAAACCCATCAGGTAGTAACAGGTGTATGCATCAAATCAAAAAATAAATTGATCTCTTTTGATGCAGTTACGGATGTTACTTTTAAAAGTCTTTCGGATGAGACCATTCGATATTACATCGATACATACCAACCATTTGATAAAGCCGGTTCCTATGGAATTCAGGAATGGATCGGAATGATTGGAATCACCGAGTTAAAAGGTTCGTATTTTAATGTGATGGGGCTGCCTACTGACAAGCTTTTTGACGCGCTTAAAAACTTTTAA
- a CDS encoding hotdog fold thioesterase, which translates to MIWFKDYKITDWEDRGKNTIHDSLGIEITEVGENTISGRMPIDERTFQPMRILHGGASVVLAESLGSIGSSMIVDPDQYFAVGQSINANHVRPGIKGWVSGTAKPIHIGSRSHIWDIELFNDDQKLVCTCRLTMAIVKKA; encoded by the coding sequence ATGATTTGGTTTAAAGATTACAAGATTACGGATTGGGAAGACCGTGGTAAAAATACCATTCACGATTCGTTAGGCATAGAAATTACGGAGGTGGGTGAAAATACCATATCCGGAAGAATGCCTATCGATGAGCGCACATTTCAACCCATGAGGATTTTACATGGAGGTGCTTCTGTAGTTCTGGCTGAATCATTGGGAAGCATTGGTTCTTCTATGATTGTAGATCCTGACCAATACTTTGCAGTAGGGCAATCTATCAATGCCAATCATGTACGCCCGGGAATCAAAGGATGGGTATCAGGTACGGCAAAACCGATTCATATTGGTAGCCGATCACATATTTGGGATATCGAATTGTTTAACGATGACCAGAAGTTGGTCTGTACATGCAGACTCACTATGGCGATCGTTAAAAAAGCCTAA